A single region of the Streptomyces sp. ITFR-16 genome encodes:
- the dhbC gene encoding isochorismate synthase DhbC, producing the protein MSTASQVATHEPPAHPAIGAATSLLDAYTPGARFLATPRHTLLAHGTAHQVPHGERPVDERVADTLADAVAAGQKSPVVIGAIPFDHTAPAALSVPAVLRTAPPLASDPLVALPAAAPGPVDWHIRPVPEPEVYAAGVASAVERMWRGEFSKVVLARTLELTSPSPVDLPAMLQRLARRDPSGYTFALPTGPTRTLIGASPELLVSRRGQRVVANPLAGSAPRSADLAEDVRRAAALLESVKDLHEHAVVVDAVHQALAPHCSELTVPSRPTLIRTATMWHLSTTVTGTLATPDVSALTLACALHPTPAVCGTPTTTARQILTETEPFDRGYFTGIVGWGDDRGDGEWVVTIRCAEAEERTLRLYAGAGIVAASEPEAETAETAAKFRTFLSAVGAEL; encoded by the coding sequence GTGTCGACGGCATCCCAAGTCGCCACGCACGAACCCCCGGCCCACCCGGCCATCGGAGCGGCCACCTCGCTTCTGGACGCCTACACGCCCGGCGCCCGCTTCCTCGCCACACCCCGGCACACGCTGCTGGCACACGGCACCGCACACCAGGTGCCGCACGGCGAGAGGCCCGTCGACGAACGGGTGGCCGACACCCTGGCCGATGCCGTCGCCGCCGGACAGAAATCGCCCGTGGTGATCGGGGCCATCCCCTTCGACCACACGGCTCCGGCCGCCCTGAGCGTGCCGGCCGTGCTGCGCACCGCCCCGCCCCTGGCCTCCGACCCGCTCGTCGCGCTGCCCGCGGCCGCACCCGGCCCGGTGGACTGGCACATACGCCCGGTCCCGGAGCCCGAGGTCTACGCGGCGGGCGTCGCCTCCGCCGTGGAGCGCATGTGGCGCGGCGAGTTCAGCAAGGTCGTCCTGGCCCGCACCCTGGAACTCACCTCCCCCTCCCCCGTCGATCTGCCCGCCATGCTGCAACGGCTGGCCCGCCGCGATCCCTCCGGCTACACCTTCGCGCTGCCGACCGGGCCCACCCGCACACTGATCGGCGCCAGCCCCGAACTGCTCGTCTCCAGACGGGGGCAGCGGGTGGTGGCCAATCCGCTCGCCGGCTCCGCCCCGCGCAGCGCGGATCTGGCCGAGGACGTCCGCCGCGCCGCCGCCCTCCTGGAGTCCGTCAAGGACCTCCACGAGCACGCGGTCGTCGTGGACGCGGTCCATCAGGCCCTCGCCCCGCACTGCTCCGAGCTGACCGTGCCGTCCCGGCCGACCCTGATCCGCACCGCCACCATGTGGCACCTGTCCACCACGGTCACCGGCACCCTCGCCACCCCCGACGTCTCGGCGCTGACCCTCGCCTGCGCCCTGCACCCCACGCCCGCCGTGTGCGGCACACCGACGACGACGGCCCGTCAGATCCTGACGGAGACCGAGCCGTTCGACCGCGGGTACTTCACCGGCATCGTCGGCTGGGGCGACGACCGGGGCGACGGCGAGTGGGTCGTCACGATCCGCTGCGCCGAGGCCGAGGAGCGCACGCTGCGCCTGTACGCCGGCGCCGGCATCGTCGCCGCGTCCGAACCGGAGGCCGAGACCGCCGAGACGGCGGCCAAGTTCCGCACCTTCCTGAGCGCCGTGGGAGCCGAGCTGTGA
- a CDS encoding 2,3-dihydro-2,3-dihydroxybenzoate dehydrogenase translates to MPEHIPERNGEFDGRTALVTGAGQGIGAAVAQLLAALGARVAATDRAQDGIDALAAEWERQQSKRPENERSAGRLEPYVMDVTDRPSVDRVVARAERELGPIDVLVNVAGILRTGPAAELSARDWAETFHVNTDGVFHVSQTVAPLMAARGGGCVITVGSNAAGIPRTGMAAYAASKAAAAMFTKCLGLELAGSGVRCNVVAPGSTDTAMQRALWTDPGARQRVIDGDPSTYRTGIPLGRIAEPTDIADAVAFLASDRARHITLQELYVDGGATLR, encoded by the coding sequence ATGCCTGAGCACATACCGGAAAGAAACGGTGAATTCGACGGCCGCACCGCCCTGGTGACCGGTGCGGGACAAGGAATCGGCGCCGCTGTCGCCCAGCTGCTCGCCGCTCTCGGCGCCCGGGTGGCCGCCACCGACCGGGCACAGGACGGCATCGACGCCCTGGCCGCCGAGTGGGAGCGGCAGCAGTCGAAGAGGCCGGAGAACGAGCGGTCGGCCGGCCGTCTGGAGCCGTACGTGATGGACGTCACCGACCGCCCGTCGGTGGACCGCGTCGTGGCCCGTGCCGAACGTGAACTGGGCCCCATAGACGTGCTCGTGAACGTCGCGGGCATCCTGCGCACCGGACCGGCCGCCGAGCTCTCCGCGCGGGACTGGGCGGAGACGTTCCACGTGAACACGGACGGCGTCTTCCACGTCTCGCAGACCGTCGCCCCCCTCATGGCGGCCCGGGGAGGCGGCTGCGTCATCACCGTCGGCTCCAACGCCGCCGGGATCCCCCGCACCGGCATGGCCGCCTACGCCGCCTCCAAGGCTGCCGCGGCCATGTTCACCAAGTGTCTGGGGCTCGAACTCGCCGGCAGCGGCGTACGGTGCAACGTCGTCGCCCCCGGTTCCACCGACACGGCCATGCAACGCGCCCTGTGGACCGACCCGGGCGCCCGGCAGCGCGTCATCGACGGGGACCCGTCGACGTACCGCACGGGCATCCCGCTGGGCCGGATCGCCGAGCCCACCGACATCGCCGACGCCGTGGCCTTCCTCGCCTCGGACCGCGCCCGCCACATCACGCTCCAGGAGCTGTACGTCGACGGCGGCGCGACCCTGCGCTGA
- a CDS encoding phosphopantetheine-binding protein: MSQTLSPESIRADIAELLGCEPDEIGADDNLVDLGLDSMRIMVLVERWRAAGATSLEFPDLFELPELSHWTALLTGDPA, from the coding sequence ATGAGTCAGACGTTGTCGCCCGAGAGCATCCGGGCCGACATAGCCGAGCTGCTCGGCTGCGAGCCCGACGAGATCGGGGCCGACGACAATCTGGTCGACCTCGGTCTGGACTCGATGCGGATCATGGTCCTGGTCGAGCGCTGGCGTGCGGCGGGAGCGACGAGCCTGGAGTTCCCCGACCTCTTCGAACTCCCCGAACTCTCCCACTGGACCGCTCTTCTGACGGGTGATCCGGCATGA
- a CDS encoding siderophore-interacting protein — protein MSRVDERGRHLDRIAEVRAGRHAEKVGYPIGIRETEVVRTVAVGAGLLRVTLGGPGTQGFEAHAPDEHVKLIFPDPDGTLRLPERNGTMLRWPRPALTSREYTVRRYDPVTGEIDIDIAAHEGGLAADWAAAVEPGDTMHVAGPPGGLIVPHTYDRYLLAGDITALPAIARWLEELPRTARGWAFIEVVDAAEEIELSAPEGVEVRWLHRGELPAGTGDLLVRSVTGVTVPEGERMYVWVAGEAGQIKPLRRWVRDELRLEKADHDITGYWKRGVADFDEDDH, from the coding sequence ATGAGCCGCGTCGACGAACGGGGCCGGCACCTGGACCGGATCGCCGAGGTCCGGGCGGGCCGCCACGCCGAGAAGGTCGGCTACCCGATCGGCATCCGGGAGACCGAGGTCGTCCGCACCGTCGCGGTCGGCGCCGGTCTGCTGCGGGTGACCCTGGGCGGCCCCGGCACCCAGGGTTTCGAGGCGCACGCCCCCGACGAGCATGTGAAGCTGATCTTCCCGGACCCGGACGGCACGCTGCGGCTGCCCGAGCGCAACGGGACGATGCTGCGCTGGCCCCGGCCGGCGCTCACCTCGCGGGAATACACCGTGCGCCGCTACGACCCGGTCACGGGTGAGATCGACATCGACATCGCCGCGCACGAAGGCGGCCTCGCCGCGGACTGGGCGGCCGCGGTCGAACCGGGCGACACCATGCATGTCGCCGGGCCGCCCGGCGGGCTGATCGTCCCGCACACCTATGACCGCTATCTGCTCGCGGGCGACATCACCGCACTGCCCGCGATCGCCCGGTGGCTCGAGGAGCTGCCCAGGACCGCCAGGGGCTGGGCGTTCATCGAGGTCGTCGACGCGGCGGAGGAGATCGAGCTCTCCGCGCCCGAGGGTGTCGAGGTGCGCTGGCTGCACCGGGGTGAACTCCCGGCGGGCACCGGCGATCTGCTGGTGCGGTCCGTGACCGGGGTGACCGTGCCCGAGGGGGAGCGGATGTATGTGTGGGTCGCGGGCGAGGCGGGGCAGATCAAGCCGCTGCGCCGCTGGGTCCGCGACGAACTGCGGCTGGAAAAGGCCGACCACGACATCACCGGTTACTGGAAGCGCGGCGTCGCCGACTTCGACGAGGACGACCACTGA
- a CDS encoding ABC transporter substrate-binding protein, with the protein MSIRRSSGLVGALSLALVLAGCGSSSDGGSDASDTAKTRVFAADNGKITIPAHPKRVVATGYAVPALIEADAPLVGISSWQRGEPLMTKEDLATYKKLTKVAGEQAAETNYEAVAEADPDLIVIGVPAPVLADIDVKRLESIAPVVAIGPSLPSAWRDLSRKQSDAAGALKQFDAAKKTYETKAAGLADKYKSVLPKLKLGHVGAYGDAAKGTFQREFNGSWGTNIAEDLGAKYYGKVKKPGPGSQAVSEYPSIEELPAALREADAITYSVNADGSVPKSVQYVLDSKLWKNLPAVKAGKTFPLRYTEAATYGEALKTLDAIDESLAPLLKR; encoded by the coding sequence ATGTCCATACGCAGATCGTCCGGCCTGGTCGGCGCCCTCTCGCTGGCCCTCGTACTGGCTGGATGCGGATCGTCGTCGGATGGGGGGTCGGACGCCTCGGACACGGCCAAGACCCGGGTGTTCGCCGCGGACAACGGCAAGATCACCATCCCGGCGCACCCGAAGCGTGTGGTGGCCACCGGCTACGCCGTGCCCGCTCTGATCGAGGCCGACGCGCCGCTGGTCGGCATCTCGTCGTGGCAGCGCGGCGAGCCGCTGATGACGAAGGAAGACCTGGCCACGTACAAGAAGCTCACCAAGGTGGCCGGTGAGCAGGCGGCCGAGACGAACTACGAGGCCGTAGCCGAGGCCGACCCCGATCTGATCGTCATCGGCGTGCCGGCCCCCGTGCTCGCCGACATCGACGTCAAGCGCCTGGAGTCCATTGCTCCCGTGGTGGCCATCGGTCCGAGCCTGCCCTCCGCCTGGCGCGACCTCTCGCGCAAGCAGTCCGACGCCGCCGGCGCGCTCAAGCAGTTCGACGCCGCCAAGAAGACGTACGAGACCAAGGCCGCCGGTCTGGCCGACAAGTACAAGAGCGTGCTGCCGAAGCTCAAGCTGGGTCACGTCGGCGCGTACGGCGACGCCGCCAAGGGCACCTTCCAGCGCGAGTTCAACGGCTCCTGGGGCACCAACATCGCCGAGGACCTCGGCGCGAAGTACTACGGCAAGGTCAAGAAGCCCGGCCCCGGTTCGCAGGCGGTCAGCGAGTACCCCTCCATCGAGGAGCTTCCGGCCGCGCTCCGTGAGGCCGACGCCATCACCTACTCGGTCAACGCCGACGGCAGCGTCCCGAAGTCCGTCCAGTACGTCCTGGACTCCAAGCTCTGGAAGAACCTGCCCGCCGTCAAGGCCGGCAAGACCTTCCCGCTCCGCTACACCGAGGCGGCGACCTACGGGGAAGCGCTGAAGACCCTGGACGCGATCGACGAGTCGCTCGCTCCGCTGCTGAAGCGGTGA